From the genome of Methanosarcinales archaeon:
GGAACTGTAATATGTAATGCATCATAATCAACAACGGGGACTTTCTTAACATGATTTTTTCCTTTTTTTATCTCAAGAAGACCAATCCCCTCAAGAAAAGTAAGGTCGTTATGAACATTTGATTCTTTGCGATCCAGTATCCTTGCAAGTTCACTGATTGATTCTGGTTTCTTCTCCCTTATTATATGAAGTAAGCGAATTCTTTCATGGGTTAATATTTTTCCAATATCCTCTGTTGTACGAGATACTATTTTATGAGGTTCAGATTCACTTATCTTGCCTTCTTTAACTTTTTCAAATAACTTATTCAAATGATCCCCATATTCTTCATCATTCATGACTATAATTTCAACGTCCTTTAATTTCATTAATAATCCTCCGATTATATTCAATCAATTTCATTAACTCATCAATCAACTCTTTTGGATTGTTAAATTCGATTTCCTGCACTTCATTATTTAATAAATGTTTATGGTCTCTTTTATTATGTCCCTTTATTGTATGTGCATTATCGAAACGAAAGACTGTACTCCATCCCTCCTTTGTCATAACTCGGTAATTGAAACTGTATCTTACTCCATGAGGGATTTCTGATGATATTGGAACTTGCGTCAATGAGATGTCGATAATCTCATCTTCAGCAAGTATTCTAGTTTCTTTAATGACTCTGTTTGGCACAAGATAAATTAGGATTTTTTATTATATAGTCATATGCTTTCAGCATATAAATATATGTGTCTAGTATTGTATATTATTTTTATATCTTTTTAGTAGAAAAATGAAATTATACTTTTAGAATCGCACCTATTCACCCTCAAGATGCCTCCGACATCCAGTCGGAGGTCGTTGACGAAGAATGGGAAATTCATGCTCGAATTAATTAAGTCTAACAATTTTTTTTTCAAACATGTAAGGCGATGCAAATTTAGAGAAAAACAACGTCATTTTGACAAATATATTGTATTTTCAATAAGTTCAAAGTGTGGATCGCCACTAATTACTTTACATCCAAAACGGTTTTTTTGAGCGACTATCAGAGCATCAATCATACCAAAATCTTTCTGATTTTTTC
Proteins encoded in this window:
- a CDS encoding ArsR family transcriptional regulator — protein: MKLKDVEIIVMNDEEYGDHLNKLFEKVKEGKISESEPHKIVSRTTEDIGKILTHERIRLLHIIREKKPESISELARILDRKESNVHNDLTFLEGIGLLEIKKGKNHVKKVPVVDYDALHITVPLTA